The following is a genomic window from Amyelois transitella isolate CPQ chromosome 23, ilAmyTran1.1, whole genome shotgun sequence.
aatatgagtacaacaaggtaTATACTTAAACCCATAcatcctatcctactactattataaaggcgaaagtttgtatggatgtttgttactctttcacgcaaaaactactgaaccgattaccatgaaatttggtatgtaggtagctgaagacccagaataacacataggctactttttatcccagagttcccgcggaattgatagggtatacttatatacttaaacCCATTTCACTTACCAAACTGATCAACTgtaaacgaaaaataaaataaattgaccaATGAATTTACATTATGTTATCACAAAAACGtaagagaaaaatattaatatagatttttttttatatacgggacaaattacacagattgagttagcctcgaagtaagttcgaaacttgtgttacgagatactaactcaacgataccatattttatagtaaatacatatatatagataaacatccaagacccaggccaatcagagaaagttcgtttcacgacacagacaagcgcactaccgctgcgccacagaggccgtcatatacatatagttagtATATTCCACAtgaattataacaaaaagaacttattttatataagattTGGAATTCCATGCGTCTCTCTTCCCCATACATAAAACttggggattttcaaggcaagagtgaatacGCATTATTACagcttattaaattattatatacaaaaaaaatatagctactattaaattttctaaattaaattttgctaaAGTTAATTGGTAGAAAGAAAGAGGAAATTAAACATACCGTCAATGTCTTGAATAATGACATGATTCGCTTTCTCCACAgctgaaaaagaaattatacttaattgatataaaaatccCTTAAAAATAGACAATGCAATGTTCAaccaaattatataagtattatatggattttttcacataacaagagcgaaatatttataattttatttttaaaccttaGGGAAAGATTTTTCATATGTCTGGTTGATCGGTTTCGTAAAGAAAACCTTTTGCGCAAAATGTCGCTAATATAGGAATTTCCAGAAACAAAaagtaagtgccgtgtgattctacgctccaaaatatataaaatagaaccactccatctctttcccatggatgtcgtaaaaggcgagtaaggaataggcatataaacttgggatacttataatcgatggcctagcaacctgtcactatttgaatatcaattctatcattaagtaaCAGTACATTTCGTTCACTTCGTACCCTCCAGAGACCAAAAACTTTATGAAACTCACATCTGACGATAGGTTTcatatgaatattaattttagtttggtTCCCATGTCTATCTACCAGATATCTCACGTAAGACTTCATGTCTGGTATCCATTCCGGGGTTTCtggaaataaaacacattttatttgtttatttaaaactttattgcacaaaaaaaaattacagaagacgaacttaatgccgtttggaattctctaccagtcaaccagctgaccaaacagaataTCTTTAAGTTGtcggtgcgataaagtgcacatgcatactgaaaaatacataaacaaaatgcATGAATTCATACAAGATACAGAAAATACGTTATAaatggagtgggaaggcctagacgtacggatcaaattaaggacgtcctggcaaaggatCAGGTcaggagtacccgaaaccgccgagcttgcatgaagagagttatgaatgtggatgaagcgaaggaagtatgcagagatcgtggcaagtggaaagaggtagtctctgcccctccgggaaagaagcgtgattttatgtatgtatgtatttaatgtaataaaaaatccaAACTTACGTACTGCATGATGATCGTCTTCTTCTCTCTTATTTGACCACAACTTGGCCTTCTTGGCTcctaaaatttgaattaagttaatatatacctaattaaaagtaaaatagctaagtgaaagatttatttttcatttacctttttaaaaaatatgtctccatcccttgcggggtagacagagtaagCAGTCTTATAAGCCTGATAAGCCATGCTCAGGTGTtaggcataatgatagaattgaaattcaaatagcgacaggttgctcgcacatcgccaaaaaaaaaatcccaagtttataagcctatcccttagtcgccttttacgacatccatggtaaggCGGAGGGCTTaagtattctattttatactagcttcctcccgcgactccgtccgcgcggatgtcggtcttcgcgtggatggtttatatcttcattttgattaactctgacaatgacatcttatcAATACCTATCTTTGGACCCAATtacggctaggcctataataattaaggagatccctctattgagctactgctgttgagttcgcgttcagtagtaagtagtccggtcaattaagaccaaaaaataagaatgaagctgaaaatgagtctAATTGTCTAAAACACattcaaaagcattattttaaaattccccatgatttcggtttaaggaaaaaaattacccaaggtcaatgGTAAAAATGggtttttcacgattttcttcaaaacggtaagttttatcggaaaattacctcagacatagattgtagatcataaaattatctataaaaaggattaaatatttttttttcaataaagctaacgtttctgagatataacgatgcaaaaagttgcaagcgtcataatatgcataagcacgtctcgtatatacgagtactctgtgtagcagtaatatgagtaaaaatattgttctgtcggtaattttaacttgaattcaaaatataaaatatacataagtataatgaaacccagtcccttcatttatactgtagtgaaaccttgagacaacatctgtctctctgtttaattgtgtacgtggctagggtcgtatacctgctttatctcagaatgctcaacacatgaaataccgttagtcttgaataatagtagtccttgcggggatgcagttgacggctatggacaccacgacCTCTCATGCCCtgggagtgccggccgtttagggcgccatgccgccctaaataatataatcctccgtgctcttgccaccatccatgccaagagaccggatggtatgactttggtaccctggagattggggcggcctttggtatggaatgctacttgtgtcgacacacttgcgccgtctcatcttcaggttactaaatctacgGCCGGTTCTGCTTCATaagaggcaaaaaacctcaaaaggagccaatatgtaggtatcggtaatacctatacttttaaaccttttggggtagaaactctgggaccggggtgcctatctgcccatcagcttttctgacaattgtcgaaaaagctgattaaggtatctcttgaccggagggctggaaattatgtggctcagagaatcagcattgccattcaaattagcaatgctgccagccttctgggcacactcccacatgttgatactatgcagggactgtacaatttataaattaaattttagtttgtagtcatcttttttctttctttttataagtagttttagttttaatttgatttaattgtaatctctattattgtcctaagataatttttacacttaaggttattctatttttttaatataatatatgcgaaagttagtcttgagtgccactgcgttgtgaaaacacgtgtttattctaacctatttcagactttttcaagtttaatattaaaaatgtttaaaaaaacgcgcttatagtacactacctcagaggtggtgTGGAAATGTGTGCAAAttacgcttgcaactttttgcatcgttagatctcagaaacggtagctttattgaaaaaaattattgataccttttttatagataactttatgatctacaatttatgtctgaggtaattttccgatttgaaaaactatcGTTTTGAAGTCAATCGcgaaacacccattttttacctttgatcttgggtaattttttttcctaaaacCGGAaccatggggaattttgaaataatgcttttgattgtgtgtTAAGCAATTATACTAATTTTCAGCttaatgggaattaatgtagcttcgaatgtctagattgaccggactaaagtatttttttcatagtaattagtagcgacCCTCGTGtgccgcaaacggttcaagctaaattcgactttcggcgctatatgttacggcgctaaatccactgcgggtaacgtaacatgtgttcgcggttctacagaacaacgtctatggataaactgaaaaattaagatttttttttctttttttcccaggataaaaagtatcctattttatgcccaggataataaggaataattataccaagtttcatcaaaatcgaaccgttagttttcacgtgatgcctgaacatacagacagacagacaaaaatttttttaatcacatgtttgtgtttggtatccaTCCAGTAATACCCCCtgttatttactttttcaatattttcaatgtacagaattgacccttctacagatttattatatgtatagattggtgccgggagccgcACGGTAAAAAAATCTgacaattttaattctttttcatGCAACAAATTGATCTCCTAaaaggcaatgggctagtaacttgtcactatctgTTTAGTGCGACCTCATTGGTACGTGACCCCTCTAGAAATGACAACCTCATTTATATTAGGTATGGTGAGATACAACGAATTGAGAGTTAGAAGGAGTATGACGCTTGTATTGTACGTGATGAGAGTGCTTAGAGAAACAACTATTCACTTTGATCAACTTGCATCAATCGGGTTTGCAGTGCCATACAGTGATAGGTGTGTGTGGCGCCGGCGCCGGTCAACTCTATTGGTGGTTCCACACGCACGGACTTATCTATCGCGGGCTTCACTGACGCGCGCATACGCACACTCAATCTCATATCGAATGAGATAGATTTGTTCAATTGCAGTTTGAGTGAATCCACAAGGGCAGCATTAAGgataatatgttataattGATGTATATAGTTGATGTAGATgtaagaaagtaaataaataaaaatagaatctgAAAATATATAGATGTTTTGTGTATCAAAGTAGGtagttgaaaataaagatttcctaatttattaaaaagatcCAAGTTATATTTAGTGCTTCAACACTATCTTAATCTATCCAATTCTATCGTAAGCCATGCCTAcatctgaatgtggcctttcagtctttccgagactactggctctgtttGCGCCGTGaaggatgaagacgtgattatatgtaacaaATAACTTACTCGCAATGGGTTGTTCTAACTCTTCCTCCTCAATTTTCTCAAgggataattttgtttttcctaAAATATAATAGCATTGTGTCAATGGAATAttacttgtaaaaaaaaaaaaaaacaaaaaatgtatgacTTGCTTTATTAacatactttaaattttttacccAACGAAGgaaatgcaataataaatGAGAGAATATAaggtacataataaaataaattagatgttattaaaaaaattataatcactAACATTTTCCCGCGGTTTTCCGTAATTCGCATTGTGTGTGCAAAATTTGATAGAGATTGCTTAAATGTGAAAAGTTAAtactgaaacaaacaaacctcgcatttataatacatacatatattcacgtctatatgcgaggtagacagagccaacagtcttaataagactgattggccacgttcagatgtttggcttaattttatagtagaattgagattcaaatagtgacgggttgctggtccatcgcctaaaagaagaatctcaagtttgtgtcccttagtcgcctttacgacatccaaagaAATGaggagaatttttttttataattggtgccgggtaccacacggcacttatatttataatactataGTATGATAATATTCTTACTTACCATCAACGACTgtggaaatataataaataaataaaaaaaattaagtacactTAGAAAATTATCACAGTTTACTTATAAAACCACCAGCTGTGCcggcaacttcgtccgcgtagaatagttattttgggcatcattgaagccctcaaggataattaatttttacattttccattatttctttgctcctaatagttgtagcgtgatgttatatatcctaaagccttcctcgataaatggtctattcaacgcaaaaagaatttctcaattcgaaccagtaagttcctgagattagcgcgttcaaacaaacaaactcttcagctttataatattagtatagataatgtaGTACCGAGCAGTGGCTGCTTCACCAGCCCAAGTAGAAtaacacgcgcgacgccgtttttatcgcgcgaaaaaatatatttatttcgctttttattatgatgtatCACGGGATAGCGAtagattttcgcgcgataaataaAGCGTCGCACGTGCCATACTTTAGCGGcaggttttataatttatacttttttatgaaatccaAATATACAATGTAAGTAATGtgtacattaataaatattattgaaatttattttgttgtatataGTAAATTGTtctacatttattaaattaaaagttggtttaaaagttaaaatgtgTAACATAAATTAGAATCGATTTAATTGAGAGAGTTCATATAGTTTACCTTTGTCGCTCATCCTTACgcgaaagtaattttttgcatctaaaatgaattataaaattctatagatttattttattttcgccGTGCGGTTCTCggcaacaatataaaaaaaataggaccgctccatctcatTTTCAAGGGCACTTTTCGTCCCGCTAAAAGCTTTAGTTACCgtggaatttgaaaaaaacctgtattattttgtagatgTCGCAAAGGGTTTAGCCGGATACGTCGTCGGCCCCCAAATGGGAATCGATATcgaaacttttgttttaatatcgaCTTGATGTTCAAACACGATTTATGTACCTTTCGCGACCGACTTCCGCTTTGACCTTGAGATAGAGAGCAAAATATCCGTATGCTTGACTATTACTGAATGTAATATATCTCTGAAgctaataggctatttgactgtattaaaaatatacatttcttttatgtcatcagtcttaatattatttttttgaaacgatttgtaataacgcgagataaaaatattgcattattttaacaaaatccgtctcagaaaattaggtttatttatgcagctgtcacgtgactaaaaacgaacgtgattggctatttctattatgacgtcaattatccataaacagactgtggatcgtaccgttccttagtgttcgctattatttttcaagattttataagtgtttgatcgctcaggattacgcagataacataggtatttaataatggaaaccaattccgcgaaagctgacagtcgaaacctaccaaaagtggacgcaataatggttggcgtcttcttcaaacgtttgctgccgaactgaggaatgtggaaacatcaatgtaattatatcttggtaaccactgatcttagatcatgatctgaaaccacttcttgcgaatattcaaatccatcgagacaaagaaaaaaacagtttcgtaggagattttattgttgtattagtgcattgaggcactgcacaacatttataggaactcattttaataattttcacacatatgacgtggcacaagttaaataaaacaagataaaatcaaaacttttcgaaacaccaacaagctttgtatgatatttacacgaaatttacgtcactgcatgccatggccgccatattgctaaaagtcgcgttttggcggcatatttgaatatttcattttctttttcgattttttaataaaatagcggtaataaaggcagaaaagtatttttgtagggctccttataaacaaataaatacactaagatagtttttagaactttgtcaaatagcctattaagataaaaaagtGAAACTAACGCGAGGTGTTAGGTTACATTAGGTACAGAGTATATAAAAGCTAAACCCTTTCACACGTGTAGGTGGCGATAAATTCGCGCGGACGTAGCTGCGAGCGAGTAAAAGCATACTGTCGTACAAAACTTACCATTTATCAGCTTCTTGATGAAGGGCTCAGCGTTCTTAGAACCCAGGTCTTCCTGGATCCTGGCTATTGCCTCCTGGGCATCCTCCACCCAGGCTTCTGGATTGTCCACGTCTTCCAGTGGCACTTCTGATGATACTGAAACAATGTAGTGTTGGTGATGgaaggccgtgtggttctggacacttaataatagaaccactttcTTTCTCATGTATGTTGtgaaatgcgactaagggaaagactgttttatacatttccAGGTAGGAAATGATTCTTTGTTTCCTAACCTTGTTCTTACGgtaaaggaaaacatcgtgaggaaacctacacattcaggatgtaaaaccatgatccaatCTGGGTCAGGTTACAAAAGAAggttgtgaaataaaaaaaaaactaatgtaaGGTAACTAACGCCAgagtataacaataaaaacatattataaatcaatttataaatatttacaattgtaAATAggtacacatataatcacgtttccatcctttacgaggtagacaggggACAACAGTaatgaaatgactgaaagtcCAAGTTCGGCTGTACCGCcttacgatggaattgagaatcacaAATACAATtaacatacagctgaacgtagcctttcagtctgcTCAAGACTCTTggtctgtctatcccgcaaggaatatagacgtgattatatgtatgtaattaacttatatacatacatacataggtataatcacgtctatatcccttgtggggtagacagagccaacagtcttgaaaaggctgataggctatgttcagctgtttggcttaatgatagaattgagattcaaatagtgacaggttgctatcctgtcgccttaaagaagaataccaagtttaagTATTagtagtaggtatttaataaacctatcccttagtcgccttttacgacatccacggggaaagagacggagtcgtcccatttttttttctattggcgctGGGAAACGCACGGCTATTTAGTttattaccgcttcttctgcactgacgccttggaagcggcagtaaacttagtttttaagtaatttatttgacgtcaaccaagttgttaaaccatacgacaattattaagtgatataatagtatcctataataatgaataaaaattttgaatttaaatttttttttgaatttttattaacaatgaTAAGTTACCTGTGTCATGTTTCGCATCTTCGTTCTTGTCATCTGGTATTATCGCCGCTTCGTCCTCATGTTGAGACGAGTCATCCCTCAGTCTCAGGATCGGTTTGCCGTTAGTGACCACACCTGAAACGCTAAGGTTAGGGTACATCTTTCCTATAACCATTGTCCtgaatacttctttcgcttcatccaagtTTGAGACGTTtaggtaaaacgtcgcaggtaagagTGACGAGAGATAATTTTAAGATCGATAGCATCGTTGTGTTATTATATTGTAACACAagactcgaacttacttcgaggcttactcaatctgtataatttgtcccgtatatttattaattattatcatttcatcaagttttttttttaattcccaaGGGAGCTATTGAGCTATGTCCTGGGCGAAAGTGTAGTAATAATGTACTTACTTGATCTATAACTAGGTGGTTTTCCGTCCAGAAATGTTGGAATCGCTAAGGATACctgtataaagaaaaaatgggATCAAATcaatcatataatcacgtctatatatcttgggagtagacagagtcagcagcCTCGAAAgattgacaggccacgttcagatttatggcttagtgatggaattgaaacaatgaaaaatgatgataaataaaaatggaatgAGACTTTACAATTACTATATTGTACCAATATCTATGGGTGAaagttaataagtatttaagtacAGTGGGCCACATACAGATGtacatacagggtgacttttaattcaactgcataaatttaactgttaagtgtactcatctaaaggatattttaaaacgttaaaagaaaaatatcggttcatatttcagaaagtacgaaaaaaaaataaaagtatcaaaatccacgatcctaaatacgtcacatcaccccggccggcggaaaagcgacgcgtaagattcagaggtcaacgacacaattcattcagctgagcgatctcgacaactctgtactttacttgatcttgatactagaaaaataatttatttttcagaaatgtatttacatgtttagttataatttctttttgtagtattggtctttaataaagcgtgtgacgtaacTACGTCACATTTAAAAACCCCTAAAAAacttttgagcctatttttatttaaattaaacgtcatcaacgtttaatttaaataaaaataggctcaaacagctcagaagcatgggtatagtctatgtttaaaaggatgcagttattttaaatgtcaccc
Proteins encoded in this region:
- the LOC106129283 gene encoding uncharacterized protein LOC106129283 isoform X1, which gives rise to MVIGKMYPNLSVSGVVTNGKPILRLRDDSSQHEDEAAIIPDDKNEDAKHDTVSSEVPLEDVDNPEAWVEDAQEAIARIQEDLGSKNAEPFIKKLINGKTKLSLEKIEEEELEQPIARAKKAKLWSNKREEDDHHAVQTPEWIPDMKSYVRYLVDRHGNQTKINIHMKPIVRSVEKANHVIIQDIDGMFNFLFLSTN
- the LOC106129283 gene encoding uncharacterized protein LOC106129283 isoform X2, with the protein product MVIGKMYPNLSVSGVVTNGKPILRLRDDSSQHEDEAAIIPDDKNEDAKHDTVSSEVPLEDVDNPEAWVEDAQEAIARIQEDLGSKNAEPFIKKLINGKTKLSLEKIEEEELEQPIARAKKAKLWSNKREEDDHHAKPRNGYQT